The Cyanobacterium sp. T60_A2020_053 DNA segment CTTCAATTTATTAGCTAAAAAATTCTGAGCAACTTGCTTTATTTCTTCTGATGCGGTTAGTTTTATTGTCATGATATTTTTATAAGCAATTCTGTTCATTCCATCATCAGTATATCATAAATGCTATAAATGCTACAAATCACTTAAGTGCTTATTTCAAGGGAGAGGGCGCTGTTTTCAACATTGCCTTTCACCTCTCCACACTACTGCCAATCAAACCTAATTTCCAGCGCCCTCAAACAAGCCTAAACCGTTATGAATTCTACTCACCAGCGCCCCTGAGCGATCAATGACATCACCGCCGAGATATATTTGACTAGAACCACCACCATCTAAATTAAGCGCTGACATAGCACCTAAACGTTGTAAAATTTGAGCAAACTCCGTTAAACTAGGTCCAGCGCCCCCCACCCTTTGATGCACCGCTACTAATAATAAATTACCATCTCTGTCCACCGCCACACCACTACGAGAAGCGCGCTGTTGATTAAATGCCCGACTAAATTGCTCCCCTTCACCATCTAGCACTATTTGACTATTTTGTAATAAAACAGGACCAGCACCTAAAATATGGGGATAGTTGGCTAGATCAGCCGGATTAGTTTTTGTGCTAATAGTTAACCTATCATTAACTTGCAGACGATCTGCAAAAGAACGAGCGCTACGAAATACCAATAAATAACCATTAAGAGGTATAGTAATATTACGACTTCCAGCTTTACTTACTTCAATTCTTTCCCAAATGGTGTTATTTTCCACCACCATCACCACTTCATTATCACTTAAAGTAGTGTAACTACGTCCCCAACTGGGGGTATAACGAGCCACTCCGGCTTTAATATAGCCACTATTGACATAATTAGAGGTAAGACTCGTCCCTCGATTACTGGTGATAGTATCTTCATATTGTAAACGAGAGATTTTCACATTACCTCGATCATCCCATGCCATCACCCCACGGTTAAGTATAGGGGAACTGAGCCAATTTTGGCCAGTTTTGAGGGCGCCGAGGGGTAATTGATTATTACGGTTGAAAAAACCACCGTTAATGGCTAATAGCGCCCTCCGGGGTTGTGCGATATTTTTGAGGGGCGCTATGCCCATCATACCTGTATCATTACTGGTAATGGGGCGTAAATTCAAGTTACCATTGCGTAAATTAACTTTAATTGTTGATATAAAAAAGTTACTACTATTAATATTAAGGTATTTTTGTTCCCATAAAATATCCTCACTCCAACGAATAGTTTTGGGTGTTAAAGCATCAGGTTTTAAGCTAACAAATAAACGATTAGGGGGAGACGAATTAATTTTAATGTTACTACCTTGAGGTAAGTTAATTGTGACTAAAGTTTGTCCGTTATTTTCTGCCACTGTAAAAAGTGATTTTCCTTGTAACTTGTCTGCCTCTATTCCTAAACTACCCTCTCCTTCATCTTCTAATAAATTACTATCATTTAAAGGATTATTCGGTCGATTATTAATTGGTGTAATTAAACTAGGGTTGGCTTGGGCTTCTAAGGTAAT contains these protein-coding regions:
- a CDS encoding phosphodiester glycosidase family protein, producing MKKTTLNLTKLLLITSLTSIFSTINNFNISTGEIIKPISARQEVLNVLTQGEKTLINNREINLPWVQLQEGNQTYIGISDVALQNFLGVELLNNTQVNQQPIQWFNTYVNLPVLFLNPYRYLDTRNLLNNTNISFSVENDILKINFPNPEVKQISESQSGQETRLIIELSNNTFYRVRQTKEQAIITLEAQANPSLITPINNRPNNPLNDSNLLEDEGEGSLGIEADKLQGKSLFTVAENNGQTLVTINLPQGSNIKINSSPPNRLFVSLKPDALTPKTIRWSEDILWEQKYLNINSSNFFISTIKVNLRNGNLNLRPITSNDTGMMGIAPLKNIAQPRRALLAINGGFFNRNNQLPLGALKTGQNWLSSPILNRGVMAWDDRGNVKISRLQYEDTITSNRGTSLTSNYVNSGYIKAGVARYTPSWGRSYTTLSDNEVVMVVENNTIWERIEVSKAGSRNITIPLNGYLLVFRSARSFADRLQVNDRLTISTKTNPADLANYPHILGAGPVLLQNSQIVLDGEGEQFSRAFNQQRASRSGVAVDRDGNLLLVAVHQRVGGAGPSLTEFAQILQRLGAMSALNLDGGGSSQIYLGGDVIDRSGALVSRIHNGLGLFEGAGN